The sequence GAACACGATTTTTTTCGGAACCTTCTTGTCCGACGGACGAAGTATTTCACCCGCGGTCGGACCCGAAGCGCTCGCAAGGCGTTCGAACTGCAGGCCGTCGATCACGTCCTTGTACAAGCCGTAGCCGTACTCGCCGTAGCCTTTGTACTTCGAATCGTCGGGTTTTTTGTCGATGCTGTACAGTTTGTACCCCGTGGCGACGATGATGGAACCGACTTCCTCGGTGACAAAGCTGTCCTGCTGCTCGAAGTCCACCGCCTCGCGGCCGCAGGCCTTGGCGCAGGCCTGGCACTTGCCGGTCTTGAAGTAGGTGCACACCGTGCGATCGATGACGGGGATGTTCGGCACGGCCTGCGGGAAGGGCACGTACATGGCGGGTCGGAAAGCGAGACCTTCGTCGAATTCGCTGTAGGCCTTTTTCTTGATCGGACATTTCTGCACGCAATCGCCGCAGCCGGTGCACAGATCCTCGCGCACCGAGCGCGCTTTCTTGCGGATCGTCACCGAGAAGTTGCCGATGAAACCCTCGACCTTTTCCACTTCGGCATAGGTCATAAGTTTGATCTTCGGGTGCTGATACACTTCCACCATGCGCGGCGTGAGAATACACTGCGAGCAGTCGAGCGTGGGGAAGGTCTCGGAGAGCTGGCTCATGTGACCGCCGATCGACGGTTCTTTCTCGACAAGCACCACTTCGAATCCGGCGCCCGCGATGTCGAGCGCCGCCTGTATGCCCGAGATGCCGCCGCCGATCACCAGCGCGCGTTTGGTCACGGGCACACGGATCGGTTCGAGCGGCTGATTACGTTTCACCTTCTCGACGGCGATGCGGACGAGATCGACCGACTTCTGCGTGGCGACGGGAATGTCGTCGTGTATCCACGAGCAATGTTCGCGGAGGTTCGCCATTTCGAACATGAACGGATTGAGTCCCGCGTTCGCGCAGGCCTTGCGGAAGGTCTTCTCGTGCATGTGCGGCGAGCAGGAACCTACCACCACGCCGTCGAGTCCATGCTCGCGGATGGCGTTGATGACGAGGTTCTGGCCCGGATCCGAACACATGTATTTGTAATCGACCGACACGGCCACGCCGGGTATGGTGGCGCACTGCGCGGCGACGGACGGACAGTCGACGGTGCGGCCGATGTTCTCGCCGCAGTGGCAGATGAAGACGCCGATTTTCATGCGACTGCCTCCTTCTTCGACGCCTTTGCGAGCGCAGGCGCGGGGTTGATGAAGTGCAGATCGAGCCCGAGCTTTTTATGCTCCATGCCGAGCGCGAGTCCGACGAGTTCCGAGAGATAGAGCACGGGCAGATCCTGATGCGCGCTGTCGCGTTTGCGCATCGAGCGCTGCCGCATGTCGAGATTCGAGTGGCACATCGGGCAGGCCACGAGCACCAGATCCGCGCCCGCCGCGCGCGCGTCGTCGAGGATTTTTTTCGAGAGGTCGATCACGATGCCGGTGTGTGCGATCGAATGCGCGGCGCCGCAGCATTCGGTCTTGAAGTTCCACTCAACCGTCTTCGCGCCCGTCGCGGCCACGATGGCTTCCATGCTCACCGGCGCCTCGGCGTCGTCGAACTTCAGCACCGCCGAGGGACGCACGAGCAGGCAGCCGTAATAACAGGCGACCTTCAGTCCGTCCAGCGGCAGCGTCACCTTCTCCTTCACCACATCGGCGCCGATGCGTCCGAACAGTTCCAGGATGTTGAGCACACGCACGCCGTCGTGATAGGGCTCCTCGAGCACGTACTCGACCTTTTCGCGCATGCCCGGTCGTGTGGCGATTTCGTGCGAGGCTGCGACGAGGCGGTTGTAACAGGCCGCGCAGGGCGCCATCACCTCGTCCATCTTCTGTTTCGCCGCAAGCAGGAGATTGCGCGCGGGCAGGGCAACCGAGAGCAGGTGGTTTGTCGCATGCGCCGACGACGCGCCGCAGCACGACCAGTCGTCGATCTCCTCCATCTCGACGCCGAGTGCGGCAAGCACTTCGCGCAGCGAGCGGTCGTATTCCTTCGCGGTGCCCGTCAGCGAGCAGCCGGGATAATATCCGAGTGTCATTCGTGTGTGCCCTCCTCTTTCGCGCGGATGAAGATGCGCTTCATCACGGCGGGATTATGGACGCGGTGCGGAAACACGGCGAGTTTTCCCTTCAGAAACATTTCGGGCGCGACATCGACGTCCTGCATCAGGTGACCCGACGCGAGTTTGTATTCGGCCACAAGCCCCATCTCGTATGCGCGTCCGTGCTGCTCGATCTGGTGCAGGAAGGCGGCATGGAATTTCTGCACGTCCTTTTCCGCCGCCGTTTTGCCTTGAGCGCGCGCGAGCTGCCTGACAGCGTCCATAAATCCCGCCAGGTCGAATTCCTTCGGACAGCGGGTGGAACACGTCATACATCCGGCGCAGAGCCAGGCCATGGCCGCCTCGAGTGCCTGATCGTCGAAGCCGAGCTGGACGAGCCGCA comes from Ignavibacteriota bacterium and encodes:
- a CDS encoding CoB--CoM heterodisulfide reductase iron-sulfur subunit B family protein, giving the protein MTLGYYPGCSLTGTAKEYDRSLREVLAALGVEMEEIDDWSCCGASSAHATNHLLSVALPARNLLLAAKQKMDEVMAPCAACYNRLVAASHEIATRPGMREKVEYVLEEPYHDGVRVLNILELFGRIGADVVKEKVTLPLDGLKVACYYGCLLVRPSAVLKFDDAEAPVSMEAIVAATGAKTVEWNFKTECCGAAHSIAHTGIVIDLSKKILDDARAAGADLVLVACPMCHSNLDMRQRSMRKRDSAHQDLPVLYLSELVGLALGMEHKKLGLDLHFINPAPALAKASKKEAVA
- a CDS encoding CoB--CoM heterodisulfide reductase iron-sulfur subunit A family protein, translating into MKIGVFICHCGENIGRTVDCPSVAAQCATIPGVAVSVDYKYMCSDPGQNLVINAIREHGLDGVVVGSCSPHMHEKTFRKACANAGLNPFMFEMANLREHCSWIHDDIPVATQKSVDLVRIAVEKVKRNQPLEPIRVPVTKRALVIGGGISGIQAALDIAGAGFEVVLVEKEPSIGGHMSQLSETFPTLDCSQCILTPRMVEVYQHPKIKLMTYAEVEKVEGFIGNFSVTIRKKARSVREDLCTGCGDCVQKCPIKKKAYSEFDEGLAFRPAMYVPFPQAVPNIPVIDRTVCTYFKTGKCQACAKACGREAVDFEQQDSFVTEEVGSIIVATGYKLYSIDKKPDDSKYKGYGEYGYGLYKDVIDGLQFERLASASGPTAGEILRPSDKKVPKKIVFIQCVGSRDESKGISYCSKICCMYTAKHAMLYKHKVHDGEAYVFYMDVRAGGKMYEEFVRRAIEEDHVKYVRGRVSRVYQQNGKYIVRGEDTIAGMAVEIEADMVVLATAMVPQPESGKLAQTLGVSYDSHGYFVEVHPKLRPVESSTGGIFLAGACHSPRDIPESVSMASAAAAKALVLFGADMLEREPVVAKVNDHTCAGCFYCQKVCAYNAVERREIRDRQGNLKKIVAYVNEGLCQGCGTCNATCPSKSVELIGFNDEQIWAEIQALA
- a CDS encoding 4Fe-4S dicluster domain-containing protein, whose protein sequence is MHSHSSNTLADTIAAMTGQDPAQCYQCGKCSAGCPVRPYTDCAPNRVVRLVQLGFDDQALEAAMAWLCAGCMTCSTRCPKEFDLAGFMDAVRQLARAQGKTAAEKDVQKFHAAFLHQIEQHGRAYEMGLVAEYKLASGHLMQDVDVAPEMFLKGKLAVFPHRVHNPAVMKRIFIRAKEEGTHE